TACCTGCAATTCTATAGATTCTTTTGCATCCTCTTCCGAGTCCATGGTTTCAGCGGTTGGCATTCCCTTTGTCTCGGGTAGTGTCATGCACAGCAGACCCGCCAGTAACGCATTACCTCCCATAATTGCATACGGCAGGAGTGGATGCACGAGGCGCTGTGGGAAGAAGGACaatttcgaaaaaaattttattcagGACAGCCAATATTTACCCGTTTTTTGTGTGCTCTTCGAGTCTGCGCAACGCTCGATCGTTGGACAGGCACTATTTTAAGCTCCTTATCATGGCGCACTGATAACTAAAAATGATACTTTGAAAAAAGCTGTTTTGGGAGAGGAGGTAATTGAAAAAAGCCAGGGGTAACGGTTACTAAGTTATCCAAAGTCCTTCAAGTACTTGCTTTAATTTAACAATCTAAGGCTCACTATCTATTACACCATTTTCCCTTATATTTCACCATGTTTTCATTTATTCATCCGTTGTTTTAAAACggtatttaaagcacaaaagtCGTTTGATACCCAGCTTAAACAATATTTGAGACAATAGCTATCTcatagaaaaaacaaatcatgttTTCTTTGGGTTTAAAGATGTTTTCTTTTGCATGTTTTGTTTCACTACTCACCAGATGAATGATATAGGGTGAGGAAAATGAGCCAATCCTAGCGAGTGACGTTGATGACCCCATACCTATGTTCCTACAGATATAATAGGAATGATCAACTTTACTTACATGTATacgcttatttcattttccctgttaaaggtgcggcgcttattcgagagcgGCGCTTATTTCAGCTACGCGTGAAACACTGAGGGGAATATGGAGATAAAGTTGGTCGTACTCTTATTTCTAAAGCGATATGGTTTTGACATTTCTTGTATCAAGCGCGGTAATAAAGGTGGGGCGTTTATTTGTAAATACCcaaattagcgccgcggcgcttattaacgTGTTTTCGGTAAAtgtgcggcgcttattcgagtatcGCGCTAAATCGATCGTTTCCGATACATATTATAATGCCTCATGAGTGGTTGAGAGTTGGGGATATTGAAATTACCATGAGAACAACGATAACGAAACAACTGCTGCTCGTTTAGCATCATAATGCCCGCGAACAGAGGCTATATTTTCGCGGTGTGAACTGGCGTACTTTTCGTATGCCAGCTAacaccgcgaaaatgtagcctctgctctcACGGTAGGATAAAAACCGTCGCAAAGGTGAAATAATTATCGATACCTGATCACGGTAGGGAAGAGTTCTGCAGCGTACACATAGACAGCATCAAATGAGATGAACACAAAAAACTTGGCTGAGATGGCCATGATGATACGACCCGCCATGAAACCTGAAGATAGCAAATGAACTACCTTAAAAAATGGTTAAATATTTCAGTGCTTCGTTTGAccacgagcagtctctcttttatcttggtccgtcgagtaaaacgcgcgagacacgcaaatgaccacgcgcgtgactgaaggcgcgccCCGTGCGTCttctcgcgtctcgcggcttcgtcCATCGCCAGTCGCGCGCCCGTACACTCCGTTCGCAGTCTAGTCCTTCGTTAGAATTATAAAAATCATTCAGAATTATTAAGAGAAGTTAGAAAACATTTCTACCTTTGTCAGCACCTGGGTCGTACATTGTACAGAGTACGGCCCCTACAGAAGCGAAGGAAGCAAGTATCATGTTGTAAACAAGCGGCTTTTTGCGACCAAACCTAAGGcgagaaaaagggaaataagaaggaaaaacaacaacaacaacaacaacaaaaaacattctCGTGCTGACGTACTAATGGAAAACTGCCAAAAGGAAGCTGACGTATGTCTGCCAGTCACGGTTATTTTTTGGCGTTTAAGAAAAACATTCTGCTGTCACTTTTTAGCAAGGCACCCTCAATCTAGGATGTCGATCCTGTATCCAAAAGTTCAATATCGTCATGCATCATTCTTATTAGTAAAAACCAACCattggtctattatcaatgcggccttctgattggttgagctactactaggctatatgttatagcccacttgTAGCGAAAAGCGACGCCTTtggaaaccaaaacaatggcttcaagtctagctttaactagctggTTGTTttatctcgatatttttgaccaactagttggattttactcaCCCTCGTGGCCTCTgcgtcaatagcccattcggccttcagccccatgggctattgattcagagcccattcgggctcgaggaataattgttaagtttcGACACTTTGGCGTAATCTTCAGAATGCCCTGCCACTTGTCTGAACGCTTTAAAGAACGACGTATAACACAATAGTTCCTTTAGTTAATCAACGAGATACAAACATGGAGCTGAGGCTGGATATTTTGAAGTGGTGCGAATGAGTTTTATCAACGCTTGTGGGCCAAAAGAGGCCCTTTCTTCTGTTACTCAGAGCTTACTGAAAGCTCTCGTGCCTTCGCTTCGGCGGTCATGAATAGCTGATGATGTCCACTCATTCTGCGCGATGCATTTTTACGCTCAAGACTCACCTGCCTATGGACCAGATGCCAACATAATTGGCGGGGATTTCCACGATGGAGGCCaggaagaaatttaaatataTATTACCGCCAAGTGTTGGAGTACTGAATGATACACCGTAATAGACCATTGCGTTTACAAACCTAAAATACAGAGAGGAGAATACATTACAGCTAGCATTTCTCCTTGTCAACGACAACATTCATCACGTTAGTATTCCTGTGGCACTTACCAGGCATACCAGGATATAAGCGTCCTGTGACACATCTTTTTAGTTCGAAACAAATCCCTAACATCACCCAACTGTTGAACTTTCCCTTCAGCACTCGGGTTATAAAGAGGCTCTTCCGGGCACTCCTTTTTGTTAGTAGCAGCGATGTTTCGCAATATACTCTCAGTTTCCTTGATGTTTCCCTTCAGCAACAAATATCTCGTAGATTCTGGGacatatctttaaaaaaatgaacaagaaaCCAGTATTCTTGTAGACAACAAACATTCAAACCTATGTTCTTTCGATAAAAATGGCTTTTCTCGCCAACATTCAGTTTTTATCCGTTCTGGTTCTGGCAGCTTCTCAGGGGCATCCAaggacaatttttggaaaatatctgttcggaagacgatttgagatctagaattttcggaacatttcttgttaaatttcttgcttgcctgtctctcctaggattttcgaaccccccaaaaatggtataattggccatttttaacggatttttaccctaaaaaggtcacctagaattttcgggagccttttttctgattgaaattttcgaaaaggtaag
The sequence above is a segment of the Porites lutea chromosome 3, jaPorLute2.1, whole genome shotgun sequence genome. Coding sequences within it:
- the LOC140930344 gene encoding organic cation transporter protein-like — translated: MALTVDDILERIGSLGLYQLRLIFILSYIEFAMTLQVMVPTFIAAEPRWMCAGNSSSCNFTGSFKPSDDRRCSMPRDAWKFADDFTSVVTRFDLVCDKAILSSLSTSLVFGGWLVGAIVGGLLSDKIGRKPVLVIFCFLASVFGLLASFPHIFWLFLVFRLCTGVCIGGGGMGIYVMATEFVGRRHRHVAGTSLWYSWTLALVFLAGLAYGVRDWRILSIICAALGLPIIIAWRYVPESTRYLLLKGNIKETESILRNIAATNKKECPEEPLYNPSAEGKVQQLGDVRDLFRTKKMCHRTLISWYAWFVNAMVYYGVSFSTPTLGGNIYLNFFLASIVEIPANYVGIWSIGRFGRKKPLVYNMILASFASVGAVLCTMYDPGADKGFMAGRIIMAISAKFFVFISFDAVYVYAAELFPTVIRNIGMGSSTSLARIGSFSSPYIIHLRLVHPLLPYAIMGGNALLAGLLCMTLPETKGMPTAETMDSEEDAKESIELQGTFSKKDAEEMKEMLMDDAEK